One Novipirellula caenicola DNA segment encodes these proteins:
- a CDS encoding replicative DNA helicase — protein MTNHDRPTDRERVTETEQCLLAAVISDPDTIWETSAIVDASDFASDHHRRLWEIVTSMDCANESTRDIGRLLAHIRDAGLMEALGGKSEFTKRYTDKEVSANATAYATDVRRHSARRQLRAIAKQFADDIEAADDPIEAANIIRAKIDDVVAYGSTTTDTMSLHQAALQRLALIEHPETSDVGKLIPTGIPCLDETYGGLRRGGSYVIAARPGRGKSALMKQILNSLDIREKPSLCISLEMDANEFASRILSERAQIDGKLLEVDDSGERLLDDGELARLRQVVTDTQHSVIHIGAPRGKAATIEAIAAQARLAKAKWGIDVLAVDYLQLMSKSSPRQTDYEFVTANSKAFKQLARELGVVVIALSQLNRDVEKASKARRPRLSDLRDSGSIEQDADGVIMLHQLCEHSTDYEMIVAKMRNDSEGIFPVELLGKYTMFQSREVN, from the coding sequence ATGACCAATCATGACCGTCCGACCGACCGAGAACGCGTGACCGAGACTGAGCAGTGCCTACTCGCTGCCGTCATTTCCGATCCCGACACGATTTGGGAGACGTCCGCTATCGTCGATGCCAGCGACTTCGCGAGCGATCACCATCGTCGGCTGTGGGAGATCGTCACATCGATGGACTGCGCTAATGAGTCGACTCGCGACATTGGGCGGCTATTGGCTCACATCCGAGATGCAGGGCTGATGGAGGCTCTCGGTGGCAAGAGTGAATTCACCAAGCGATACACGGACAAAGAGGTATCCGCTAACGCGACAGCGTACGCTACGGACGTCAGGCGGCACTCGGCACGCCGACAGCTCAGAGCCATCGCCAAGCAATTCGCCGACGACATCGAGGCGGCCGACGATCCGATCGAGGCGGCCAACATCATCCGAGCCAAGATCGATGACGTGGTAGCGTACGGATCGACGACTACGGACACGATGAGTCTGCATCAGGCGGCACTGCAGCGTCTAGCGCTGATAGAGCATCCCGAGACGTCCGACGTCGGCAAGCTGATCCCGACCGGCATACCCTGCCTGGATGAGACGTATGGAGGTCTGCGACGCGGTGGGTCATACGTGATTGCCGCGAGACCTGGGCGAGGAAAGTCGGCGCTAATGAAGCAAATTCTCAACTCGCTCGACATCCGAGAAAAGCCATCGCTGTGCATCTCGCTGGAGATGGATGCAAATGAGTTTGCGTCGCGGATACTGAGTGAGCGGGCCCAAATCGATGGCAAGCTGCTGGAGGTCGATGACAGCGGCGAAAGATTGCTGGACGATGGCGAGTTGGCCCGCCTGCGGCAAGTCGTCACCGACACACAGCACAGCGTGATACACATCGGAGCGCCCAGGGGCAAAGCAGCAACGATTGAAGCCATTGCAGCGCAAGCGAGACTCGCCAAAGCAAAGTGGGGCATCGACGTGTTGGCGGTGGACTACCTGCAGCTCATGAGCAAGTCATCGCCACGACAAACAGATTACGAGTTTGTGACAGCGAACTCGAAAGCCTTCAAGCAACTGGCCCGAGAGCTTGGCGTCGTGGTGATCGCTTTGTCGCAGCTAAACCGAGATGTCGAGAAAGCTAGCAAGGCAAGACGCCCGAGGCTGTCAGACCTGCGAGATAGCGGGTCGATCGAGCAGGACGCTGACGGTGTCATCATGCTGCATCAGCTCTGTGAGCACTCTACAGACTACGAGATGATCGTGGCCAAGATGAGAAACGACTCGGAGGGCATTTTCCCGGTGGAGCTACTCGGCAAGTACACCATGTTTCAATCGCGGGAGGTCAACTAA
- a CDS encoding tyrosine-type recombinase/integrase: MSKRAADAVARHIDELVRASAANVAPAAEAAKWANGVDERIHQSLVKWGLVETRIVVESEDRFCGTFFERLIQDKWEGRTARNYRQGAKSFVEYFGAERTLASVTPIDFEKWHRWMPQDGLAQSTANKRAKMVRTMLKEAVRRKIIATNPGAETKIGGEVNRDRDHYVSRADAVKILQKCDTEWALIFGLCRYAGFRCPSEVTTLRWSDIQWDDNRLRIDSPKTGLRFCPLFPELRPILETAATEAGEQALMHNHRCVQTHRDSESNLRTQLHRIVEAAGLVPWQKCFVNLRASCRTDLSDRFPDHCVNSWLGQSSRIAERHYLQTTDAHWERAVTEAIKGVAVSGGVTGGVISAVSDESEPITTNKKARKTLGSTGYRSIVIKPLARPVGFEPTTC, from the coding sequence ATGTCCAAAAGAGCCGCTGATGCGGTTGCGAGACATATCGATGAGCTTGTTAGAGCGAGTGCAGCGAACGTCGCACCCGCAGCCGAGGCAGCTAAGTGGGCGAACGGTGTCGACGAACGCATTCACCAGTCCCTTGTGAAGTGGGGGCTTGTTGAGACGCGAATTGTTGTCGAGTCCGAGGACCGCTTCTGCGGCACCTTCTTTGAACGATTGATTCAGGATAAGTGGGAAGGACGGACGGCGCGAAATTACCGACAAGGCGCGAAGTCATTTGTTGAATACTTCGGTGCCGAGCGGACGCTGGCATCTGTTACCCCGATTGATTTCGAAAAGTGGCATCGCTGGATGCCTCAGGATGGTTTGGCCCAGTCGACCGCCAACAAGCGAGCCAAGATGGTTCGCACCATGCTAAAAGAAGCGGTGCGGCGAAAGATCATCGCCACGAACCCAGGCGCGGAAACCAAGATCGGTGGTGAAGTGAACCGAGATCGGGACCACTACGTCAGCCGTGCAGATGCCGTCAAGATTCTCCAGAAGTGCGACACAGAGTGGGCGTTGATCTTCGGGCTATGTCGATATGCAGGTTTCCGGTGCCCCAGCGAGGTTACGACACTGCGGTGGTCGGACATCCAGTGGGACGACAACCGACTTCGGATCGATTCGCCGAAAACCGGGCTGCGGTTCTGCCCGCTTTTCCCGGAGCTTCGCCCAATCCTTGAGACGGCAGCCACCGAGGCCGGAGAGCAGGCGTTGATGCACAATCACCGATGTGTCCAGACTCACCGCGACAGCGAGAGCAATCTGCGGACGCAGCTTCACCGAATCGTCGAAGCGGCAGGACTCGTGCCTTGGCAGAAGTGCTTTGTCAATCTTCGTGCATCGTGCCGTACTGATTTGTCTGACCGGTTCCCCGATCACTGCGTGAACTCCTGGCTTGGGCAGTCGAGCCGGATCGCTGAGCGTCACTATCTACAGACGACCGACGCACACTGGGAGCGAGCTGTCACCGAGGCGATAAAAGGCGTGGCGGTGTCCGGCGGTGTCACTGGCGGTGTCATCTCTGCCGTAAGCGACGAATCAGAGCCAATCACGACCAACAAAAAAGCCCGTAAAACACTAGGTTCCACGGGCTACCGATCGATCGTGATTAAGCCATTAGCACGCCCAGTAGGATTCGAACCTACGACCTGTTGA